In Miscanthus floridulus cultivar M001 chromosome 5, ASM1932011v1, whole genome shotgun sequence, one genomic interval encodes:
- the LOC136455556 gene encoding uncharacterized protein yields MRDLLFPCSGGSAGDGASRKRDDEEAAALLFKTRKAAEELMDGLDLKELLKLMRKRAYESCISANCMKEKVQSTLTLQEGTLANLREQVSTLCSEKAALEKRNQELLSDREASLSERGALAATIKEIEEAMSADAKKLADMEQMLKASVSAKEVLESKLEKQNIVDLWWMASGSGQRRNGH; encoded by the exons ATGCGTGATTTGCTCTTCCCTTGCTCAGGTGGCAGTGCAGGCGATGGAGCTTCTCGCAAACGCGATGATGAAGAAGCCGCGGCACTTTTGTTTAAGACGAGGAAGG CTGCCGAGGAACTCATGGATGGTTTAGACCTGAAAGAGCTTCTAAAGCTCATGCGTAAGAGAGCCTACGAG AGCTGTATTAGTGCAAATTGTATGAAAGAGAAGGTGCAGAGCACCTTGACCCTTCAGGAGGGGACTCTCGCGAACCTTCGCGAGCAAGTTTCAACGCTTTGCTCTGAGAAGGCTGCACTTGAGAAGCGGAACCAAGAGTTGTTGTCTGATCGTGAGGCTTCGCTTTCCGAGAGAGGTGCTCTGGCCGCGACGATCAAGGAGATTGAGGAGGCGATGTCAGCTGATGCCAAGAAGCTAGCTGATATGGAGCAGATGTTAAAAGCTTCTGTATCCGCGAAAGAGGTTCTTGAAAGTAAGCTGGAAAAGCAAAATATTGTGGATTTGTGGTGGATGGCCTCTGGGAGCGGGCAGCGAAGGAATGGTCATTAG
- the LOC136455555 gene encoding acetylserotonin O-methyltransferase 3-like, which translates to MLLLFTSPSTTVSTFFDLERWFRDPTSTKTVFEAAHGTSPWSLTQSDASFNDAMNRASVADSRFTMDVVIKEAGGYFKGLKTLTDVGGGHGTATAAIVAAFPDMQCTVMDLQQSGQCQN; encoded by the coding sequence ATGCTGCTGCTGTTCACGAGCCCCAGCACCACTGTGTCAACCTTCTTCGACCTTGAGCGTTGGTTCAGAGATCCAACTAGTACCAAGACTGTTTTCGAGGCGGCTCACGGTACGTCCCCTTGGAGTCTCACCCAGAGCGACGCGTCGTTTAACGATGCCATGAACAGAGCTAGTGTGGCGGATAGCCGATTCACCATGGACGTTGTGATCAAAGAGGCCGGTGGGTATTTCAAGGGCCTGAAGACTCTGACGGATgtcggcggcggccacggcaCAGCCACGGCTGCTATCGTTGCAGCCTTTCCGGACATGCAGTGCACCGTGATGGACCTCCAGCAAAGTGGTCAGTGTCAGAATTGA